The Engystomops pustulosus chromosome 4, aEngPut4.maternal, whole genome shotgun sequence genome contains a region encoding:
- the ELK3 gene encoding ETS domain-containing protein Elk-3 gives MESAITLWQFLLQLLLDQKHEHLICWTSNDGEFKLLKAEEVAKLWGLRKNKTNMNYDKLSRALRYYYDKNIIKKVIGQKFVYKFVSFPEILKMDPHTVEVSRDNLLLQDGDCKIPSDLHERHKQTLSALKSASRNEYINSGLYSSFTINSLQHQTDAYKVIKTERSQEDDDDDDDEEEDLHEEDDEEDDQPEAKSPIEEVRTVIRFVTNKMDKETVRPIISLPSTSESAVASAFLSSTLSAKRSPRISPNVASVSSSPHSSRSPSLSPNLSLSTEQRSFFVDYPDSMEPLNLSSGSKSKISCHPPKAKKPKGLEICSPPLLLSSNDIGSIALNSPALPSGSLTPAFFTAQTPNGLLLTPSPLLSSIHFWSSLSPVAPLSPARLQGPNTLFQFPNLLNSHLPLQLPGLDRSTSPVLLSSNSQKS, from the exons ATGGAGAGTGCAATCACTCTGTGGCAGTTTCTGTTGCAATTGCTCCTTGATCAAAAACACGAGCATCTTATCTGCTGGACGTCCAATGATGGAGAATTCAAGCTACTCAAGGCTGAGGAGGTGGCCAAGCTATGGGGACTGCGGAAGAATAAAACCAACATGAACTACGACAAGCTGAGCCGCGCCCTCCGATACTATTACGATAAG aacatcattaaaaaagttattggccagaAGTTTGTCTACAAGTTTGTGTCCTTTCCAGAAATCTTGAAAATGGACCCTCACACTGTGGAGGTGAGCAGGGATAACCTATTGCTGCAGGACGGTGATTGCAAGATCCCAAGCGATCTCCACGAGAGGCACAAGCAAACCTTATCGGCCTTGAAGAGCGCGAGCCGCAATGAGTACATAAACTCAGGATTATATTCCTCCTTCACCATAAATTCATTGCAACATCAAACGGATGCCTACAAAGTCATCAAAACCGAAAGGAGtcaagaagatgatgatgatgatgatgatgaagaggaGGATCTTCATGAGGAAGATGATGAAGAAGATGACCAACCAGAAGCCAAAAGTCCAATAGAGGAAGTCAGGACTGTTATAAGATTTGTTACAAACAAAATGGACAAAGAAACTGTCCGGCCTATCATTTCACTGCCTTCTACATCAGAATCTGCAGTGGCCTCTGCCTTCTTATCCTCTACCTTGTCTGCTAAAAGGTCTCCTCGTATATCACCAAATGTAGCTAGTGTTTCTTCTTCACCACATTCATCACGCTCCCCTTCTCTGTCTCCTAATCTGTCCTTATCAACAGAGCAAAGAAGCTTCTTTGTAGATTATCCAGACTCCATGGAACCATTAAATCTCTCATCAGGCTCAAAATCAAAGATTTCCTGTCACCCTCCCAAAGCAAAGAAGCCCAAAGGCTTGGAAATCTGCTCaccaccccttctcctctccagtaATGATATTGGTTCCATTGCTCTTAACAGCCCAGCACTTCCTTCCGGATCCTTGACACCAGCTTTCTTTACTGCTCAG ACGCCTAATGGACTATTGTTAACCCCAAGTCCCCTGCTGTCCAGCATCCACTTTTGGAGCAGTCTGAGCCCAGTAGCTCCGTTAAGTCCTGCCAGGTTGCAGGGACCAAACACCCTATTCCAG tTTCCAAACCTGCTGAACAGTCACTTGCCATTGCAGCTTCCAGGGCTTGACAGGTCAACATCTCCAGTGCTGCTTTCATCAAACTCGCAAAAGTCCTGA